Sequence from the Clostridium butyricum genome:
ATTAACCAGAATATCAATCTTCCCCATTGTACTTATAATTTCATCAACCATTATTTTAGTATTTTCATACGAACTTATATCTTCTTTTATGAGAACTCCATAACCATTTACCCTTTTTATTTCTTCTAAAGTCTTTTCTGCTCCATCATGATCTTTAGAATAATTTATTACTATACTAGCTCCTTCTTTTGCAAGTTCAATTGCAATAGCTCTTCCAATTCCTCTTGAAGCACCTGTTACAAGTGCAATCTTTCCACTTAATCTCCCCATATCTAATGTGTATATACAGACACTTTTGTCTATATAATACACCCACCACCTTTCATTATTTAAGAGTTTCTTTAAATACTCTTTTTACGTTATTATAAAAAACTTTTTCAATTTCACTTTCTGTAAATCCACGTTTCTCTAAGGTATAACATAATTTATTAAAATTAGATGAATCCTCTATTTCTACTTCATTAAGTATTCCATCAAAATCACTTCCAATACATAAAACATCTATTCCACCCACATTTTTTATATGTTCTGCATGTGCTCCAATTGCTTCAAGAGAGGCAATTGGTTTTGTATTATTTTCCAAAAAATCCAAACAAAAATTCAACCCCATCACACCACCTTTATTGCTTAAGGCTTTTATCATATCATCAGTTAAATTTCTGGGATGGTTTGTTACTGCTCTTGCATTAGAATGAGATGCAATAAATGGCTTACTGCAAATTTCAATCAAATCATAAAATCCTTTATCAGATAAATGAGAAGCATCTGGTAAAATTCCAAGAGACTCACATTCAC
This genomic interval carries:
- a CDS encoding dipeptidase, which translates into the protein MKFIDLHCDTAGRMFYEKLNLNENICKVDLKKLKKGNCLGQVFAIFVDQKLNFNPYDEFQKIYDNFIKEIKLNSDYITVVRNIDELNKAENENKIGAFLSIEEGEVIRGSIKKLHEVYDKGIRIITITWNYKNKLGYPNFQFKYKNKGLTEKGKNIVCECESLGILPDASHLSDKGFYDLIEICSKPFIASHSNARAVTNHPRNLTDDMIKALSNKGGVMGLNFCLDFLENNTKPIASLEAIGAHAEHIKNVGGIDVLCIGSDFDGILNEVEIEDSSNFNKLCYTLEKRGFTESEIEKVFYNNVKRVFKETLK